Within the Opitutaceae bacterium TAV5 genome, the region CTCGTCAACCGCCACGCGCCGTTTACCTGGAGCCCGACAGTGGCGAAGGCCGTCGAGGTCGCCGTGGCCGTCGAGTGCATCGCGCAGATGGCCCGCATGAGCCTGCAACTCGAACCCGCGCTCGCCACCATCGAGCCGGCGCTTCTCGAAAAACACTTCCACCGCAAACACGGGCCGAGCGCCTATTACGGGCAACCGGCAGGCCCCGCCCGGCAATCCTGATTCCCGCGCGCCTTTCCTGCCGCGGCTCCGGCCGGGCGCGGCGCGGCTTCCGCCTGCCCCACGTGGCTGATCAGGAACGAGGCATCTCCTTTTCGATGCCAAAGAACTCCGAAGCCCAAAAATTAATCCCGGGATCTTGCATTTTTCAATAATGAGACTCAGTATCATAAAATTCCATCCGATTCTGTGTCTACCACCGAGAACAACCGCCATATACTCGCCAAAGCGGATGATGGCGCCCATCTGCTTGAAGAATGCCGGCTTGACCGTTTTCATCCCGTGCTCGCGCCGGTCGCGGCCGCCGAGTCGCAACCGGCCGGCTGGACCAATGTATTTCTGATTGCCCTGGGCATCGGCGGGGCAAGCCGCTGGTACCGCCATCCTCGGCCCGGGAATGAACCGCCCTCCCCCTCCGCCGCCAGCGGCGAATCCGCGGCCGGGTGCATTCTGGATCGTCACCAGTTCGCGGCCTTTCCTGCCGGGCCTGACTTGCAGGTCAGCCGGGCCGGCGGACCGACCGGGCATTTTCTCGTCTGGCGTTTTCGCATGGATGCCATGCGCGCCATCCGTTCGGTGCTGGGCAGCGGTCCTCCGCAACCGCCGGCCCATCCGGGCACGCCGGGGCTTGCAGGGCAATCATGGCCGATTGTCGGTCCGCTGCCGATGTCGGCCGCGCTGCGCTCGCTCGCCTTGTCCCTGCGCACGCCGCCCGCCGGTCCGATGCAGACGCTCTGGTATGGCGCCAAGCTGCTGGAGCTCAT harbors:
- a CDS encoding AraC family transcriptional regulator, encoding MSTTENNRHILAKADDGAHLLEECRLDRFHPVLAPVAAAESQPAGWTNVFLIALGIGGASRWYRHPRPGNEPPSPSAASGESAAGCILDRHQFAAFPAGPDLQVSRAGGPTGHFLVWRFRMDAMRAIRSVLGSGPPQPPAHPGTPGLAGQSWPIVGPLPMSAALRSLALSLRTPPAGPMQTLWYGAKLLELIALLAPPSASRLPDPRNDGTSSAHPRLHPAVQKAVGFIQDAFASPLTLAEIARAAGVSPTHLSHLFSTELGETLTSYLRRTRIEHAAQLIQSGDCNVTEAAMSVGYSSLGQFSQAFRARFGHSPGKHRRLLRN